One genomic region from Tachysurus vachellii isolate PV-2020 chromosome 22, HZAU_Pvac_v1, whole genome shotgun sequence encodes:
- the sarnp gene encoding SAP domain-containing ribonucleoprotein, with translation MAEVVELQKLKLAELKQECALRGLEIKGNKGDLIARLQAYIDEHEDDVNEEVLEEFTEEAAAPEEEVQEEESAAPETETVKKVVKINLSEPSDERLQKRAERFNIPANSDTKKAARAARFGLPATSVPSKGISAAVSKPNVDVEVLKKRAERFGMNVSSVSKKVEEDEKLKKRKERFGIVTSAASAGPDDSEAKKRKRAERFGNV, from the exons ATGGCAGAAGTGGTCGAGCTCCAAAAACTTAAg TTAGCTGAGCTGAAGCAGGAGTGTGCACTCCGTGGGCTGGAAATTAAGGGCAACAAAGGGGATTTGATTGCACGGCTGCAGGCATACATTGATGAACATG AAGATGATGTCAATGAAGAAGTCTTAGAAGAGTTTACAGAG GAGGCAGCAGCACCTGAGGAAGAAGTCCAAGAAGAAGAGTCGGCTGCACCGGAAAC CGAGACAGTGAAAAAAGTTGTCAAAATCAACCTTTCTGAACCATCTGATGAG AGACTGCAGAAGAGAGCAGAACGCTTCAATATTCCTGCAAACTCTGATACCAAGAAGGCTGCACGTGCTGCAAG GTTTGGACTGCCAGCAACATCAGTGCCCTCTAAAG GAATTTCTGCTGCTGTTTCAAAACCCAAT GTTGATGTTGAGGTCTTGAAGAAGAGAGCAGAGCGATTTGGCATGAACGTCTCCTCTGTGTCTAAGAAG gttgaagaggatgaaaagctgaaaaagagGAAGGAGAGATTTGGAATTGTCACAAGTGCAGCCTCAGCTGGACCTGACGATTCAGAG gcAAAGAAGCGAAAACGAGCAGAGCGGTTTGGAAATGTGTGA